A region of Elusimicrobiota bacterium DNA encodes the following proteins:
- a CDS encoding hemerythrin domain-containing protein, translating to MSIIQILHADHAYFRERFRQMEKMALARKSKRTTTLALTIVKDLRQRHKTHLRWEAEVLFPGLVEAFRKRRVKPKDPLILRHLEEEHRDVGRAIYLLDQELSETPPLPTWTDRFITFRDLFDSHMQREEEHLFPEALKLLTQKELEKMARANGGIGSY from the coding sequence TTGAGCATCATTCAAATTTTACATGCGGACCACGCTTATTTCCGCGAGAGATTCCGGCAGATGGAAAAGATGGCCTTGGCTCGAAAATCGAAAAGGACGACAACCTTGGCCTTGACCATCGTCAAAGATCTTAGACAACGACACAAGACCCATCTTCGGTGGGAGGCGGAGGTTCTCTTTCCGGGTTTGGTCGAGGCGTTTCGAAAACGGCGGGTGAAGCCGAAGGATCCATTGATTCTTCGCCATCTGGAAGAGGAACATCGGGACGTTGGCCGCGCCATCTACCTTTTGGACCAAGAACTTTCGGAAACGCCCCCCTTGCCAACTTGGACCGATCGGTTTATAACGTTTCGGGATTTATTTGATTCCCACATGCAAAGAGAAGAGGAACATCTTTTTCCTGAAGCTTTGAAGCTTTTGACCCAGAAAGAACTGGAAAAGATGGCCCGGGCCAACGGTGGGATTGGTTCTTATTGA
- a CDS encoding heme-copper oxidase subunit III has protein sequence MTQTSQTDGITPDHSDVGQLGIWLFILSEIMLFGGFLASYFMLRWGNSVCAIGAPAWPKEGYTWGLALATTNTLILITSSFTMVRAVLAAELRNERAFGRFMGSTILLGLLFLCVKGVEYALKIHHGYYPRSPFMEATPGLNIFISFYFALTGFHGLHVVIGILWNLFLKRSARKKGLSPAFARKVEYAGLYWHFVDVVWVFLFPLFYLI, from the coding sequence ATGACCCAGACCTCCCAAACAGACGGAATTACCCCGGACCATTCGGACGTTGGCCAGTTGGGGATTTGGCTTTTCATTCTCTCGGAAATCATGCTGTTCGGGGGATTTTTGGCGAGCTATTTTATGCTCCGCTGGGGAAATTCCGTGTGCGCGATCGGAGCGCCGGCGTGGCCCAAGGAAGGATACACATGGGGCCTGGCGCTGGCCACGACGAACACGTTGATTTTGATCACCAGCTCTTTCACCATGGTGCGGGCCGTTCTGGCGGCTGAACTTCGGAACGAACGGGCTTTTGGCCGCTTTATGGGATCGACCATCCTCCTGGGGCTTTTATTCCTCTGTGTGAAAGGCGTCGAGTATGCGTTAAAAATCCACCATGGGTACTACCCCAGAAGCCCGTTCATGGAGGCCACGCCGGGGCTTAATATATTCATTTCTTTTTACTTCGCCCTGACGGGGTTTCATGGCCTGCACGTGGTGATCGGGATACTTTGGAATTTGTTTTTGAAACGGTCCGCGCGAAAGAAAGGCCTTTCTCCCGCCTTCGCTCGGAAGGTGGAATACGCGGGGCTTTATTGGCACTTCGTGGACGTGGTGTGGGTTTTCTTATTCCCGCTTTTCTACTTGATATGA
- a CDS encoding VCBS repeat-containing protein codes for MRKNVSGSLRGFAGRLVLGVGLAGFLTPSARAAVDPVKLFNAHVINGVGGYYDFTASSYSVLCNVVGAAAIGPYNLVLVSDGQMGDLSYAGLPASSYLHLPGGDADDRAGYDVSPNVWAGSDKGTSALFSFSALGNLNPRGYPLAHQTYVGSDIAIMGALFSFYGTSKIRLATPGGAPAFVYGAQSVKVGHLNWMTLPWGESNFVVFSKSAPAASNLGDGSVVNYLLDFNTGLVTAVSVVSTRTSLHRTKNPIGNLAFMDSDTAMDILVGDRQDSPPLKWFKNPGNGNITDANYQPVNVADADVFHPAAVFADRFDNDSFTDILVARDGAGADRRLTLLHGTDATGTNFTVKHITGFPWAASALAVADFDGDGRRDVVSGMLPDSDPQPSPVTIFFSDAGFNTWTPQPLPRGGLFTGTLLDVQLGDLNGDTKPDVVALFSGEGPDDAGYRSRGLSSNVHVWINRNTGGSRNQWFDFGLAEPALPAAASGSSGGSLVLRPGGSIVRVAQKCPVVLFENRYKSQQEFRIQATTGRGRNRHTSTVITDGNGNVRRQIEGNR; via the coding sequence ATGAGAAAGAATGTTTCGGGGTCCCTTCGGGGATTTGCGGGCCGCTTGGTTTTGGGGGTGGGGCTGGCGGGGTTTCTTACCCCCTCCGCCAGGGCGGCCGTGGACCCGGTCAAACTATTTAACGCCCATGTGATCAATGGGGTCGGTGGATATTACGATTTTACCGCGAGCAGTTATTCCGTTTTATGCAACGTCGTGGGCGCTGCGGCCATTGGGCCTTACAACTTGGTTCTGGTGAGCGACGGGCAAATGGGGGACCTCTCTTATGCTGGCCTTCCCGCCTCCTCGTACCTGCATTTGCCGGGTGGAGACGCGGATGATCGAGCGGGTTATGACGTGTCGCCCAACGTGTGGGCGGGAAGCGATAAAGGCACCTCGGCGCTCTTTTCGTTCAGCGCCCTCGGCAATCTGAACCCCCGGGGTTACCCCTTGGCGCACCAGACTTACGTGGGAAGCGATATCGCTATAATGGGAGCTCTATTTTCCTTTTATGGCACCTCTAAAATCAGGCTCGCAACCCCCGGAGGCGCTCCCGCTTTCGTTTACGGGGCGCAAAGCGTAAAGGTTGGCCACCTGAACTGGATGACATTGCCTTGGGGCGAAAGTAATTTTGTGGTTTTTTCCAAATCAGCGCCCGCGGCGTCGAATTTGGGGGACGGCTCGGTTGTCAATTATTTATTGGATTTTAACACAGGACTGGTGACGGCTGTGTCCGTTGTCTCGACAAGGACCAGCCTCCACAGAACGAAAAACCCCATCGGGAACCTTGCCTTTATGGATTCGGACACCGCCATGGATATTCTTGTCGGCGATCGTCAGGATTCACCTCCTTTGAAATGGTTCAAAAACCCCGGAAACGGAAACATCACCGACGCCAACTACCAACCCGTCAATGTGGCGGACGCCGATGTCTTCCATCCGGCGGCGGTTTTTGCCGACAGATTTGACAATGATTCGTTCACGGACATTCTCGTGGCCCGGGACGGCGCCGGAGCGGATCGGAGACTCACGCTTCTTCATGGGACGGACGCGACGGGAACCAACTTCACGGTTAAACACATCACGGGGTTTCCTTGGGCGGCGAGTGCCTTGGCTGTGGCGGATTTTGACGGGGACGGTCGGCGGGATGTGGTGTCGGGAATGCTCCCGGACTCGGATCCGCAACCGTCGCCCGTCACGATCTTTTTTTCCGATGCGGGATTTAACACCTGGACCCCTCAGCCCCTGCCGAGAGGCGGGCTTTTCACCGGGACCCTTTTGGACGTCCAACTGGGCGACTTGAACGGGGACACAAAACCCGACGTGGTGGCGCTCTTTTCAGGCGAAGGGCCCGACGATGCCGGGTACCGTTCGCGGGGGTTAAGCTCCAACGTGCACGTTTGGATCAACCGTAATACAGGGGGTTCGCGGAACCAATGGTTCGATTTCGGTTTGGCCGAACCGGCGCTTCCCGCGGCGGCCTCCGGGTCGTCTGGAGGGAGTCTGGTCCTTAGGCCGGGTGGATCTATTGTCCGGGTGGCCCAGAAGTGTCCGGTGGTTTTGTTTGAGAACCGTTACAAATCCCAACAGGAATTCCGAATCCAAGCCACCACCGGCCGTGGACGCAACCGTCATACGAGCACCGTCATTACCGATGGTAATGGCAATGTTCGCCGCCAAATAGAGGGAAACCGATGA
- a CDS encoding cytochrome C oxidase subunit IV family protein — MVLFGSLAALTLMSVTASRLGLGRGGTIGVALGFAAVKAFLIGWYFMRLRTAGPVARGAVLIGILAVLILAIGILPDVGLLNR, encoded by the coding sequence GTGGTTCTCTTTGGGAGTTTGGCGGCCCTGACTCTGATGAGCGTTACGGCTTCCCGTCTTGGCCTGGGGCGCGGGGGAACGATTGGAGTCGCTCTTGGCTTCGCCGCTGTGAAGGCCTTTTTGATCGGTTGGTATTTCATGCGCCTCCGAACCGCGGGGCCCGTGGCGCGAGGAGCGGTTTTAATCGGGATTTTGGCCGTGCTGATTTTGGCCATCGGGATTTTGCCCGATGTGGGGTTGTTGAACCGATGA
- a CDS encoding methyl-accepting chemotaxis protein, translating into MVPVSSKVPSPPPVALRRRRFLVHPSLQWILVGTILGLVSLATMLVLGEYYFNFGRNMSSNLMDPGLFRLFLAGNSILMVKLFFLFVIVWGIGLLLSHRLAGPIENLRKAFQIVGDGNLSHRVRLRRRDHLQDVVEDFNTMTFRLSARYEGVFAAMQDVLRKLDDSLGQTTDTATKNQLSSLRETVARLIKSFPH; encoded by the coding sequence ATGGTCCCCGTTTCTTCCAAAGTGCCATCGCCCCCACCCGTCGCTCTTCGGCGCCGTCGATTTCTGGTTCACCCCTCTTTGCAGTGGATCCTGGTGGGCACGATCCTTGGGCTTGTCTCTCTCGCCACCATGTTGGTATTGGGCGAGTATTACTTCAATTTCGGCCGGAACATGTCGTCCAATTTGATGGACCCCGGACTCTTTCGCCTCTTTCTGGCTGGGAATTCCATTTTGATGGTCAAGCTGTTCTTTCTCTTTGTGATCGTGTGGGGGATCGGCCTTCTTTTGTCCCACCGACTGGCCGGGCCCATCGAAAACCTGCGAAAGGCCTTCCAGATCGTTGGGGATGGAAACCTTTCCCACCGCGTCCGGTTGAGGCGGCGGGATCATCTGCAAGATGTCGTGGAGGATTTCAATACCATGACGTTTCGCCTTTCTGCCCGTTACGAGGGAGTCTTTGCGGCGATGCAGGATGTTCTTCGGAAATTGGATGACTCTCTGGGACAAACCACCGACACCGCCACTAAAAATCAACTTTCTTCCCTGCGCGAGACGGTCGCCCGCCTGATTAAAAGTTTTCCGCATTAA
- a CDS encoding OmpA family protein: MRPRKTPALLAAWALAFGNGAWGAEDLRGRWGIEADLSGAVGLLTETVRNDGRTGAAPGVLVRFGDNGDWETGFGYNVISLHEGIRLRPATLVGTRRFPKRGAWTPYVRLGGGISSDQSAGAMNRMAFRAGAGAERFLNRRWAVGAKTECWVSPRSGGVGEDMVLLTAGLTLALAFERENDARVEPDAQKEETKPTGPVPETIAPAPIAATEKEKRPPETQVYFRSEKWKPSSTQTERNSADWEGAALFLARHPEARVEVHGHADARGPQEFNRALSQRRAEAVRDLLANRWGLEPERISVYAHGSSQPVADNDTPEGRARNRRAVVVFRLPDE; this comes from the coding sequence GTGCGGCCCCGTAAAACACCCGCCCTGCTCGCTGCCTGGGCGTTGGCGTTCGGAAACGGCGCCTGGGGCGCGGAGGATTTGAGGGGGCGGTGGGGGATTGAAGCGGACCTTTCCGGCGCCGTGGGGTTGCTTACCGAAACCGTTCGGAACGATGGGCGGACCGGCGCCGCGCCCGGGGTTTTGGTGCGTTTCGGCGACAACGGGGACTGGGAGACGGGGTTTGGTTACAACGTGATTTCGCTTCACGAGGGGATTCGCTTGCGGCCCGCGACCCTCGTCGGCACCCGACGATTTCCCAAACGGGGAGCGTGGACGCCCTATGTTCGCCTGGGAGGAGGGATCAGCTCAGACCAAAGCGCCGGGGCTATGAACAGGATGGCCTTTCGCGCCGGCGCGGGGGCCGAACGGTTTCTGAACCGCCGATGGGCGGTGGGGGCCAAGACGGAATGCTGGGTGTCGCCGCGTTCCGGCGGGGTCGGGGAGGATATGGTTCTTTTGACGGCCGGCCTGACTTTGGCACTGGCCTTTGAACGAGAAAATGACGCCCGGGTGGAACCGGACGCCCAAAAGGAAGAGACGAAACCGACCGGCCCTGTTCCCGAAACGATCGCGCCCGCGCCGATCGCTGCCACGGAAAAAGAAAAACGTCCCCCGGAAACCCAGGTATATTTCCGTTCGGAAAAATGGAAACCGAGTTCGACCCAAACTGAGCGAAACTCCGCCGACTGGGAGGGGGCGGCCCTTTTCCTGGCCCGACACCCCGAAGCTCGGGTGGAAGTCCATGGGCACGCCGACGCTCGGGGACCCCAGGAGTTTAACCGGGCCCTCTCGCAACGACGAGCGGAAGCCGTGCGGGACCTTCTGGCGAACCGCTGGGGATTGGAGCCCGAACGCATTTCCGTTTACGCCCACGGGAGCAGCCAACCCGTGGCCGACAATGACACCCCGGAGGGACGAGCCCGGAACCGCCGGGCCGTGGTGGTCTTCCGACTCCCAGACGAATAA
- a CDS encoding gliding motility-associated C-terminal domain-containing protein, translated as MTDGAVAAVDLAVLDSSSSLSAGDVVFSPAAEVRLPLAGAAGERPVEFFNGTGWFLAGTAQVDGAGAARFNAGRTGSYRLTGATSDSLIQSVAPRVFSPNGDGRNDVTVIRVDNPTGLPAGGSVYDVDGARVADLTPGPAPGLSLLWDGRHDAGQPAASGVYLYQVTVGDRRATGTVVVVR; from the coding sequence TTGACAGACGGAGCGGTGGCGGCGGTGGACCTTGCCGTGCTTGATTCGAGTTCCAGCCTTTCGGCCGGCGATGTGGTTTTTTCGCCCGCGGCGGAGGTTCGCTTACCGCTGGCCGGGGCCGCCGGGGAAAGGCCGGTGGAGTTTTTTAACGGGACGGGCTGGTTTCTCGCGGGCACCGCCCAGGTCGATGGGGCTGGAGCGGCGCGGTTCAATGCGGGCCGGACCGGTTCCTACCGACTCACCGGAGCGACCAGCGATTCGCTGATTCAGTCCGTGGCGCCCCGGGTGTTTTCGCCCAACGGTGACGGACGCAACGACGTCACGGTGATCCGGGTCGACAACCCCACCGGGCTTCCGGCGGGGGGATCGGTTTACGATGTGGATGGCGCCCGCGTGGCGGATTTGACCCCGGGCCCGGCCCCGGGCTTAAGCCTGTTGTGGGACGGGCGGCACGACGCCGGTCAACCCGCGGCGAGCGGGGTGTACCTTTACCAAGTCACCGTCGGCGACCGGCGCGCCACGGGGACGGTGGTGGTCGTGCGATGA
- a CDS encoding class I SAM-dependent methyltransferase, translating to MKSIPPRFDRGSFRDRSSRVFYQDGRVCRYLDAGALKEWDSLSTSPLYPRLLAMKRIGSTHRVEVNPETLKPPWVAVLEHDRIPFISYPYEWSFGMLQDAAAAHLDLISAALEEDFILRDCSPFNIQWTGARPLFIDIPSFALHQSGEVWAGYQQFCRTFLYPLLFQAYKGIAFQRWLRSLLEGIPAEEMTRLFSWWEFFRPGLLADVFLEARLERSWAKTERTIRTEMRDAGFPKEFILKNVRRLLGIVRGLRVKRHESEWSDYANERNYSPEDYAAKKEFVKSVCARRSWDLAWDLGCNTGDFSLIAADHASCVVAMDADDGVVENLYRRLKTAQDTRVLPLVMNLADPSPAQGWAGRERKSLTSRGKPDLVMALALLHHLVIGANVPLADAVAWLASLGAELVVEFVGKEDSMVQRLLLNREDIFTDYDRPHFEALLETHYRVEKKIPLVQGGRWLYHAVPKSTA from the coding sequence ATGAAATCGATTCCTCCTCGATTTGATCGTGGATCTTTCCGGGACCGCAGTAGCCGGGTGTTTTATCAAGACGGCCGCGTCTGTCGATACCTGGACGCCGGGGCGTTGAAGGAATGGGATTCTCTTTCAACTTCACCGCTCTACCCACGCCTCCTGGCCATGAAAAGAATTGGGTCGACCCATCGGGTGGAGGTCAATCCCGAAACCCTAAAACCGCCGTGGGTAGCCGTTTTAGAACACGACCGCATCCCTTTCATCTCTTACCCGTATGAATGGTCCTTCGGCATGCTCCAAGACGCGGCGGCCGCGCATTTAGATTTGATTTCGGCCGCTCTGGAAGAAGACTTTATTTTGAGGGACTGTTCCCCCTTCAACATTCAATGGACGGGGGCCCGCCCTCTTTTCATTGATATTCCCTCCTTTGCCCTTCACCAGAGCGGTGAAGTGTGGGCGGGCTACCAACAGTTTTGCCGAACGTTCCTCTACCCGCTTTTGTTCCAGGCGTACAAAGGCATCGCCTTTCAACGATGGCTTCGTTCCCTGTTGGAAGGGATACCGGCGGAGGAAATGACCCGCCTTTTCTCCTGGTGGGAGTTCTTCCGCCCCGGCCTCCTGGCCGATGTTTTTCTGGAGGCGCGCCTCGAACGATCCTGGGCAAAAACGGAACGAACGATCCGAACTGAAATGCGGGACGCCGGGTTCCCAAAGGAATTTATTCTGAAAAACGTTCGTCGCCTTCTGGGCATCGTCCGGGGGCTTCGTGTGAAACGGCATGAATCGGAATGGTCTGATTACGCGAACGAACGGAACTATTCGCCTGAAGACTATGCCGCTAAAAAGGAGTTCGTCAAAAGCGTTTGCGCGCGCCGTTCGTGGGATTTGGCGTGGGACCTAGGATGCAACACCGGCGACTTTTCTCTGATCGCCGCCGACCACGCGTCTTGCGTGGTCGCCATGGACGCCGACGACGGGGTGGTGGAGAATCTCTACCGCCGCTTGAAAACCGCCCAAGACACCCGCGTCCTCCCCCTGGTCATGAACCTCGCCGATCCCTCGCCCGCCCAGGGCTGGGCGGGGCGGGAACGCAAATCGCTGACGAGCCGAGGCAAGCCCGACCTCGTCATGGCTCTCGCCCTTCTGCACCACCTGGTGATCGGCGCCAACGTCCCGCTGGCCGACGCCGTGGCCTGGCTGGCGTCCCTGGGCGCCGAACTCGTGGTGGAATTCGTTGGCAAAGAGGACAGCATGGTTCAACGTCTTCTCCTAAACCGAGAGGACATATTCACGGATTACGACCGCCCCCATTTCGAAGCGCTGCTCGAAACCCATTATCGCGTCGAAAAAAAGATCCCCCTCGTCCAAGGCGGCCGATGGCTCTACCACGCTGTTCCCAAGTCGACCGCCTGA
- a CDS encoding cbb3-type cytochrome c oxidase subunit I, whose protein sequence is MIPGLIRGILAGIGAFLAVFFSLKLRLPAETAAAIAYLVSIPIYLAAGGGWAAFRRWMDEKEEPEIHGAARYFSFNTDHKVVGVQYLFASFFLFFFAGIMAMIMRTELAHSGMQFISTKTYGTVVGVHGIGMVLVALTAIVGGFGNYVVPLQIGAKDMAFPRLNALSYWLLPPAVLILVASLFNGGFDFGWTAYAPLSTKGPIGKLFFLLSFATAGFSSIFGGVNLLVTIIRMRAKGMTFFRIPIFVHSIAATAVVILIATSVVASSLFMVIFDRVLNTSFFDPSRGGSVLLYQHLFWFYSHPAVYIMILPAFGLLMEVLPVFARKPLFAYPLVVLSFWVIVFLSFVVWAHHMFTSGMWGLLNFPFLITTELISIPTGVMFLAAIGTLWRGKIRITTPLLFAAGVIANFLIGGLTGIFLADVPTDVHLHDSLFVTAHFHFTIVGGTIFAMFAGVYYWFPKIFGRQFSEKLGRWHFGLFFYGFNATFIPMFWTGTRGLRRRVADYTPDMGLDPIQMWISVSAFIIFIAVAVFLYNMIRSALRGEKAAANPWDAQTLEWTLSSPPPAYNFDRPPEVTAAPYNFGRLPG, encoded by the coding sequence GTGATACCAGGACTCATTCGTGGCATTCTGGCGGGTATCGGCGCTTTCCTGGCCGTCTTTTTTTCCCTGAAACTCCGTTTGCCGGCGGAAACGGCGGCGGCCATCGCCTACCTCGTTTCCATTCCGATTTACCTGGCCGCCGGCGGCGGGTGGGCCGCCTTTCGGCGGTGGATGGATGAAAAGGAAGAGCCCGAAATTCACGGGGCGGCGCGATATTTTTCTTTCAACACCGACCATAAGGTGGTGGGGGTTCAATACCTTTTCGCCAGTTTTTTTCTGTTCTTTTTTGCGGGCATCATGGCCATGATCATGCGTACGGAGCTGGCTCACTCGGGAATGCAGTTTATTTCCACCAAAACCTACGGAACCGTGGTGGGTGTGCACGGCATCGGCATGGTGTTGGTCGCCCTCACCGCCATCGTGGGAGGGTTCGGGAATTACGTGGTGCCGCTTCAAATTGGCGCTAAAGATATGGCCTTCCCTCGGTTGAACGCTTTGTCTTATTGGCTTCTTCCGCCAGCGGTTTTGATCCTGGTGGCGAGCCTTTTTAACGGAGGATTCGATTTTGGCTGGACCGCCTACGCCCCCCTGAGCACGAAAGGCCCTATCGGAAAACTTTTCTTCCTCTTATCCTTCGCCACCGCCGGATTTTCTTCCATCTTCGGCGGAGTGAATCTGCTGGTGACCATTATTCGAATGAGGGCCAAGGGAATGACGTTTTTCCGCATTCCGATTTTTGTTCATTCCATCGCCGCCACCGCGGTGGTGATATTGATCGCAACATCCGTTGTCGCCAGCTCGCTCTTCATGGTCATTTTTGACAGGGTATTGAACACCTCCTTTTTCGACCCGTCCCGGGGAGGGAGTGTGCTTCTTTACCAACACCTCTTTTGGTTTTACTCCCATCCCGCGGTCTACATCATGATTTTGCCCGCTTTCGGGCTTTTGATGGAAGTTCTCCCCGTTTTTGCGAGAAAACCCCTTTTCGCTTACCCGCTGGTGGTCTTGTCCTTCTGGGTCATCGTCTTTTTGAGTTTCGTTGTTTGGGCCCATCATATGTTTACAAGCGGCATGTGGGGTCTCCTGAATTTTCCGTTTTTGATCACCACGGAACTTATTTCCATCCCCACGGGCGTCATGTTCCTGGCGGCGATAGGCACTTTGTGGCGGGGGAAAATACGGATCACGACCCCGCTCCTCTTCGCGGCCGGGGTGATCGCCAATTTCCTGATTGGCGGGCTCACGGGGATCTTCCTGGCCGACGTCCCGACGGATGTCCATTTGCACGATTCGCTTTTTGTCACGGCCCATTTCCATTTCACCATTGTGGGAGGAACGATTTTCGCCATGTTTGCCGGGGTTTATTATTGGTTTCCTAAGATCTTTGGGCGACAATTCAGTGAAAAACTCGGACGCTGGCACTTCGGACTGTTTTTCTACGGTTTTAATGCGACCTTCATCCCGATGTTTTGGACAGGGACACGCGGTCTTCGCCGCCGGGTGGCGGATTATACCCCTGACATGGGCCTGGACCCGATTCAAATGTGGATCAGCGTCTCCGCTTTTATCATTTTTATCGCCGTGGCCGTCTTTCTTTATAACATGATCCGGTCGGCCCTTCGAGGAGAGAAGGCGGCCGCGAACCCCTGGGACGCCCAGACCCTGGAGTGGACCTTATCATCCCCGCCTCCGGCCTACAATTTTGACCGGCCTCCGGAAGTGACGGCGGCGCCTTACAATTTCGGGCGTTTGCCTGGTTAA
- a CDS encoding SCO family protein, whose protein sequence is MKRRLLYILGGLLALMIAFGGIAWNWISAKRAGPEALGCAPDFALPAATAAGATTLALKDLGGRPWVADFIFTHCSGPCPLMSAKMAELQRGLPEAVRLVTFTVDPDRDTLDVLAEYARRFEADPKRWFFVRADKETLYRIVFEGFKLPLMEDPSASSGYRVTHSSKLVLVDALGRIRQYFDSSEERLAEKVRGAVLALGEKP, encoded by the coding sequence ATGAAACGACGCCTTCTCTACATCCTGGGAGGCCTCCTGGCATTGATGATCGCCTTTGGGGGAATCGCCTGGAACTGGATTTCCGCCAAACGCGCGGGCCCCGAGGCCTTGGGGTGCGCGCCCGACTTCGCGCTTCCCGCGGCCACGGCGGCGGGCGCAACGACGTTGGCTTTAAAGGATCTGGGGGGACGGCCCTGGGTGGCGGATTTCATTTTCACCCACTGCAGTGGGCCTTGCCCGCTCATGTCGGCGAAAATGGCCGAGCTCCAGCGGGGGCTCCCGGAGGCGGTTCGGTTGGTTACCTTCACCGTGGACCCCGACCGAGACACCCTGGATGTTCTAGCGGAATACGCCCGGCGCTTTGAGGCGGACCCCAAACGGTGGTTTTTTGTCAGGGCAGACAAAGAAACGTTGTATCGGATCGTCTTTGAAGGCTTCAAACTCCCCCTCATGGAAGATCCTTCGGCCTCCTCGGGTTATCGGGTCACCCACAGTTCAAAACTGGTTTTGGTTGACGCGCTTGGGCGGATCCGACAATATTTTGATTCCTCGGAGGAGAGACTGGCGGAGAAGGTTCGGGGGGCGGTGCTCGCTCTGGGAGAAAAACCATGA